Proteins from a genomic interval of Stenotrophomonas maltophilia:
- a CDS encoding AraC family transcriptional regulator, translated as MDRIPQLLEQDESMRLEVSTLAEGLGVPLSFGHAYLAVLVCVSGRARFALNFREVAVQRHDVLVLAEDTLALLRQRSRGFLAVVCLMPKALASEVAYVLPNALFKFLHEHPHCVPSPLEVPLLLGWLQQLMDAQHNGGRHRHVMLRNLLQTLFLKFATLLPEHSEAAPQVGRRERLAWNFWELVGQRSTRQRDVQSYAEALCITPFYLSQLTRECFDETPKALIDRQVVLEIKALLSYSELPIGRIAERLCFEDASYLCRYFRRHTGQSLTGYRRAGQGDASAIRTAAPELRPADPR; from the coding sequence GTGGACCGCATTCCCCAGCTTCTGGAACAGGACGAATCCATGCGCCTGGAGGTCAGCACGCTGGCGGAAGGCTTGGGTGTTCCGCTGTCGTTCGGGCACGCGTATCTGGCGGTGCTGGTGTGCGTGTCTGGGCGTGCGCGTTTCGCACTGAACTTCCGCGAGGTGGCGGTGCAGCGGCACGACGTGCTGGTGCTGGCGGAGGATACGCTGGCGCTGCTGCGGCAGCGTTCGCGCGGTTTCCTGGCGGTGGTCTGCCTGATGCCGAAAGCGCTGGCGTCGGAGGTGGCCTACGTGCTGCCCAATGCATTGTTCAAGTTCCTGCACGAGCATCCCCATTGTGTGCCGTCACCGCTGGAGGTGCCGCTGCTGCTGGGCTGGCTGCAGCAGTTGATGGACGCGCAGCACAACGGCGGTCGCCATCGGCACGTGATGCTGCGCAACCTGCTGCAGACCTTGTTCCTGAAGTTCGCCACGCTGCTTCCGGAACATTCCGAGGCCGCGCCGCAGGTCGGCCGGCGCGAGCGCCTGGCCTGGAATTTCTGGGAGCTGGTTGGCCAGCGCAGCACGCGCCAGCGCGACGTGCAGTCCTACGCCGAGGCGCTGTGCATTACCCCGTTCTATCTCTCGCAGTTGACCCGGGAATGCTTCGATGAAACGCCGAAGGCGCTGATCGACCGCCAGGTGGTGCTGGAGATCAAGGCCCTGCTGAGCTACAGCGAACTGCCGATCGGACGCATCGCCGAACGCCTGTGCTTCGAGGATGCGTCCTACCTGTGCCGCTACTTCCGGCGGCATACCGGCCAGTCGCTGACCGGCTACCGTCGCGCCGGGCAGGGTGACGCTAGTGCGATACGAACAGCGGCGCCGGAACTTCGGCCAGCAGATCCTCGGTGA
- a CDS encoding universal stress protein: MLHPLRDIAVLFDASDTGDRVLSIAAHLAKAQQAHLVAVSTAQHPTDIANGFARGAGIAAALDHEARADAACTAQLMQNLRDAAEPLQISTELRIVSDYLGGADLALQSLYCDLIVAGYPRTPGAPSGWYPLGTLRQTGVPMLLVPPHWKGEQVGRRIVVAWNASKQARRAVADALPLLARAQAVHLLMVDTPKAEAAPGAEMAQHLARHGVEVEIQAISSSQGGVAATIRQHVLDAEADLLVLGPYSRSRVVERVLGGVTEDLLAEVPAPLFVSH; encoded by the coding sequence ATGCTGCATCCGCTACGCGACATCGCCGTGCTCTTCGACGCCAGCGATACCGGGGACCGCGTACTGAGCATTGCCGCGCATCTGGCGAAGGCGCAGCAGGCGCATCTGGTCGCGGTATCGACCGCCCAGCATCCCACCGACATCGCCAACGGTTTCGCGCGTGGCGCGGGCATCGCCGCCGCACTCGACCATGAAGCCCGCGCCGACGCCGCCTGCACCGCGCAGTTGATGCAGAACCTGCGCGACGCCGCCGAGCCGCTGCAGATCAGCACCGAACTGCGCATCGTCTCGGACTATCTGGGCGGCGCCGATCTGGCCCTGCAGTCGCTGTACTGCGATCTGATCGTCGCCGGCTATCCGCGTACGCCCGGCGCTCCCTCCGGCTGGTACCCACTGGGCACACTGCGCCAGACCGGCGTGCCGATGCTGCTGGTGCCGCCGCACTGGAAGGGCGAGCAGGTCGGCCGGCGTATCGTGGTGGCCTGGAATGCCAGCAAACAGGCCCGTCGTGCCGTGGCGGATGCCCTGCCTCTGCTGGCCCGGGCGCAGGCCGTGCACCTGCTGATGGTCGACACGCCCAAGGCTGAAGCCGCGCCGGGCGCCGAAATGGCCCAGCATCTGGCGCGGCATGGCGTCGAGGTCGAAATCCAGGCGATCAGCTCCAGCCAGGGGGGCGTTGCCGCCACCATCCGCCAGCATGTACTCGATGCCGAAGCCGATCTGCTGGTGCTGGGGCCCTACAGCCGCAGCCGCGTGGTCGAACGCGTGCTCGGCGGCGTCACCGAGGATCTGCTGGCCGAAGTTCCGGCGCCGCTGTTCGTATCGCACTAG
- a CDS encoding TetR/AcrR family transcriptional regulator has protein sequence MRPATARTRRDLHHALAATLVSHPRCTLSELARGAGISRATLYRFAPTREAIDEALFAAGFERLEAAASSFDGNVDAQQVLEQVTAALLADWELVTLVFARMMEEQQRQGDLHLLPERWAPIGERFEAFFLRGQRVGEFNVEFTAVWLADFYWTCFYGITWSLARGRLAPAMAASTLLASFRHGAMKG, from the coding sequence ATGCGACCTGCCACTGCCCGCACACGCCGCGACCTGCACCACGCCCTTGCTGCCACCCTGGTCAGCCATCCTCGCTGCACGCTCAGCGAACTGGCGCGCGGGGCAGGCATCAGTCGCGCGACCCTGTACCGGTTCGCGCCAACGCGGGAGGCGATTGACGAGGCCTTGTTCGCGGCGGGATTCGAACGCCTGGAAGCAGCGGCAAGCTCGTTCGATGGCAACGTGGATGCACAGCAGGTGCTGGAGCAGGTCACGGCAGCGCTGCTGGCCGACTGGGAACTGGTGACGCTGGTGTTCGCGCGCATGATGGAAGAGCAGCAGCGCCAGGGTGACCTGCATCTGCTGCCGGAGCGCTGGGCTCCGATCGGTGAACGTTTCGAGGCGTTTTTCCTGCGCGGCCAGCGAGTGGGTGAGTTCAACGTGGAGTTCACCGCGGTGTGGTTGGCCGACTTCTACTGGACCTGCTTCTACGGCATCACCTGGTCGCTTGCGCGCGGCCGTCTGGCCCCGGCAATGGCCGCATCCACGCTGTTGGCCTCGTTCCGGCATGGGGCGATGAAGGGCTGA
- a CDS encoding CshA/CshB family fibrillar adhesin-related protein, with product MLNDGALSSIDMPIAAGINLRVDCRLNTAETGVLRSYRPGNWRGDSLDDLYNIGGTDSSNQLIAGIARTAGTSSFSITCTSTMGGAPYRLRGVVMADAESINNSGEFVEASAQGTWNVVEVRKNLANATPYLVNKSTSGGNQVIRFGPGNDDNTAAVTFLSFDNAAHAPGNLAVNMGFSMRGGGTTAIAIGLLVPYADFGDAPQSYGDAMHVVDDLQFRSDGIPQGASNFNINTAGYTPGGLAPPLTDFLGSLGPDTEQRSSYSADALGDDNFPQAGSREEDAWPTSYRLTVMQAGTLITQAVACVGNGSVAGWIDFNRNGQFDANERSTTALCSGGQANLGWTVPTSVSAGTSYVRLRYATNATQIQSPTGVADDGEVEDHRITITAPSLKVVKGNNATGGIWNYGQAGTEYTLTVSNTSDVPTGNPPNVPAGPIIVRDQLPAGIVPNWTGAHVSGNWSCTASGQDVTCTSGQVLAAAGNPGSSSAFTLPVTVTAAATGVLTNHASVGGGYDPFNNGNPPAPGSSCTDADHCTRSDVTVPVTRAGYAKRSNTTGPVAVGATVSYTVDVTVADGNTRDVLTFTDTLGTGLDFASVSSPGAFTCNAANPLVCTLPAGTVPGTYSLSYTATVNAQASGQVVNTVVGTGTDTPTCSSNCTTTTPVAVPRISVSKASGTAGPVAIGDSVAYTVTVLVADARTTAVTTLTDTLGTGLDFGSVTSAGSFSCTPGNPLVCTLPAGTVPGSYALSYTGVVNAQASGQVRNAVVPSGTDNPSCVGSCDTTTPMAAAQVVYAKQASTGGPVRVGDRLDYTLTATVTRARTSAVVTLTDTLGNGLDFAGVSSAGIFTCNAANPLVCTLPAGTVPGTYSLTYGATVNAQASGSVRNAVLGSGTDNPSCSVNCDTTTPVATPGVSYAKSVNSTGPVSVGDRLTYTLTTVVTNSRTTDVVTLTDTLGTGLDFGAITSAGAYTCNAANPLVCTLPAGTVPGSYSLTYTAVVNAQATGQVTNAVLGSGGDNPSCTANCGTSTPVTGSAIDYRKTSAAAGSVKVGDSIAYTLSAVVSNSRTTVVFTLTDTMGPGLDFGAVTASQGFSCNAANPLVCTLPAGTVPGTYTVDYTARVNAQAKGSVSNAVLGSGTGINTCTSNCGTTTPVLSAVVTYRKQSSTVAPVAVGDAVDYSVEVTVANSQTLDTLTLTDTLGTGLDLQSVTQPGPFTCNASNPLVCTLPAGTAPGTYTLGYRALVNAQASGSVRNAVLGTGGDTPTCSSDCSTEHALAEPRVVLEKQSGPASGTEVRPGDRLRYTLVATVERAALRRPLQLVDTPDAGLSIESLPAGCVQQGPDIVCTVPTGTSIGRHEFAYQAVVNQEARTEVLNRLRGQYPDGSPPPDCTTCETRHKVVSDFALRITKTASPRRVKVGDLVRYQLVVENVGGSHWRDGVVVDTPPPGFSYVDGSMRVADDDGAFSLASSQVPLRIGAVDIAVGRSATITYLLRVGAGVRAGNHVNQAVATTDDGSPLSNVATAEVAMDADPLLEDSLVFGTVFDDRDGDGWQDSAELSGVRVQGGFTAAAYVPGSTTLDRGEGPQPLADASAPLLHGVQIGVVHGRASTSDTAEAHQVVLRQRLRELSFSDDFVLESAQGHRLRMDAQGATRVERSGEAGKGLTAAEPSVRREIARVAEGYEVAYVIGNEGIQEQGIPGVRLATVEGLLVETDPFGRYHLADVHGGDARLGRNFIIKLDPATLPAGAELTTENPLLRRVTQGVPTRFSFGVRLPPSPQAAAERMEIALGEVLFAPGSSELQASYRPVLKKMAEVVDRYQGGDVVIAASGESQALAFARAAVVRDALQAEVVESARAGLAVQLRTDVRDPHSLLAGVDAGGALLGNVLFDTDKATVRVEFKPLLAAIAARLEKLGGGQVSLVGHTDVRGSHAYNQVLGLRRANAVFEALRSQLSPAVQQRLRVRNEESAATRAAARQQEARR from the coding sequence GTGCTCAATGATGGGGCGCTGTCGTCCATCGACATGCCGATTGCCGCGGGCATCAACCTGCGCGTCGATTGCCGCTTGAACACGGCCGAGACCGGCGTGCTGCGCAGCTATCGGCCAGGCAACTGGCGCGGCGACAGCCTTGATGATCTGTACAACATCGGTGGTACCGATTCGAGCAACCAGCTGATCGCTGGCATCGCGCGCACCGCCGGCACCTCCAGTTTCAGCATCACCTGCACCTCGACCATGGGTGGTGCCCCGTACCGCCTGCGCGGTGTGGTGATGGCCGACGCCGAATCGATCAACAACAGCGGCGAGTTCGTCGAAGCCAGCGCGCAGGGCACCTGGAACGTGGTGGAGGTTCGCAAGAACCTGGCCAATGCCACCCCCTATCTGGTGAACAAGTCGACCAGCGGTGGCAACCAGGTGATCCGCTTCGGTCCCGGCAACGACGACAACACGGCTGCCGTTACCTTCCTCAGTTTCGACAATGCCGCACACGCGCCGGGCAACCTGGCGGTGAACATGGGCTTCTCGATGCGCGGCGGCGGTACCACCGCCATCGCCATCGGCCTGCTGGTGCCGTATGCCGACTTTGGTGACGCCCCGCAGAGCTACGGCGATGCGATGCACGTGGTGGACGATCTGCAGTTCCGTTCCGATGGCATTCCGCAGGGCGCCAGCAACTTCAACATCAACACCGCCGGTTACACGCCGGGTGGCCTGGCACCACCGCTGACCGATTTCCTCGGCAGCCTGGGCCCGGATACCGAACAGAGGAGCAGCTACAGCGCGGACGCGCTGGGTGATGACAACTTCCCGCAGGCGGGCAGCCGTGAGGAAGACGCGTGGCCGACCAGCTACCGGTTGACGGTGATGCAGGCCGGCACGCTGATCACCCAGGCAGTGGCCTGCGTGGGCAATGGCAGCGTCGCAGGCTGGATCGACTTCAACCGCAACGGCCAGTTTGATGCCAACGAACGCAGCACCACCGCGCTGTGCAGTGGTGGCCAGGCCAACCTGGGTTGGACCGTGCCGACGTCGGTCAGCGCGGGTACCAGCTACGTGCGCCTGCGCTACGCCACCAACGCCACGCAGATACAGAGCCCGACCGGTGTGGCCGATGACGGCGAGGTGGAAGACCACCGCATCACTATCACCGCTCCGTCGCTGAAGGTGGTCAAGGGCAACAACGCCACCGGTGGCATCTGGAACTACGGGCAGGCCGGCACCGAGTACACGCTGACGGTGAGCAACACCAGCGATGTGCCGACCGGCAATCCACCGAATGTGCCCGCCGGCCCGATCATCGTGCGCGACCAGCTGCCGGCCGGTATCGTGCCGAACTGGACGGGCGCGCATGTGAGCGGCAACTGGAGCTGCACGGCCAGTGGCCAGGATGTCACCTGTACCAGCGGCCAGGTGCTGGCCGCAGCCGGCAACCCCGGCTCCAGCTCGGCGTTCACGCTGCCGGTGACGGTCACCGCGGCTGCGACCGGCGTGCTGACCAACCATGCCAGCGTGGGCGGCGGCTACGATCCCTTCAACAATGGCAATCCGCCGGCACCGGGCAGCAGCTGCACAGACGCCGACCATTGCACGCGCAGCGACGTGACCGTGCCGGTGACGCGGGCGGGCTACGCCAAGCGTTCGAACACCACCGGCCCGGTCGCGGTAGGCGCGACCGTGAGCTACACGGTGGATGTCACCGTGGCCGACGGCAACACCCGCGATGTGCTGACCTTCACCGACACTCTGGGCACCGGTCTGGATTTCGCCAGCGTCAGCAGCCCCGGTGCATTTACCTGCAACGCGGCCAACCCGCTGGTGTGCACGCTGCCGGCGGGCACGGTGCCGGGCACCTACAGCCTGAGCTACACGGCTACGGTGAATGCGCAGGCCAGTGGCCAGGTGGTCAACACCGTGGTCGGCACGGGTACTGACACACCCACCTGCAGCAGCAACTGCACCACCACCACGCCGGTGGCGGTGCCGCGCATCTCGGTGTCGAAGGCCAGCGGCACCGCCGGTCCGGTCGCCATCGGCGACAGTGTTGCCTATACCGTGACGGTGCTGGTGGCAGACGCGCGCACCACGGCGGTGACCACGCTGACCGACACGCTGGGCACCGGCCTGGACTTCGGCAGCGTCACCAGCGCGGGTAGCTTCAGTTGCACGCCAGGCAATCCGCTCGTCTGCACGCTGCCGGCCGGCACCGTGCCGGGCAGCTATGCGTTGTCGTACACCGGCGTGGTCAATGCGCAGGCCAGCGGCCAGGTGCGCAATGCGGTGGTGCCCAGCGGCACCGACAACCCCTCCTGCGTGGGCAGCTGCGATACCACCACGCCGATGGCCGCCGCGCAGGTGGTCTATGCCAAGCAGGCCTCCACCGGCGGCCCGGTACGGGTCGGTGACCGCCTCGACTACACCCTGACTGCGACGGTGACGCGTGCGCGCACCAGCGCCGTGGTCACGTTGACCGACACGCTGGGCAACGGCCTCGATTTTGCTGGTGTCAGCAGCGCAGGCATCTTCACCTGCAACGCCGCCAATCCGCTGGTGTGCACGCTGCCGGCCGGCACTGTGCCTGGCACCTACAGCCTCACCTATGGCGCCACCGTCAACGCGCAGGCCAGCGGCAGCGTGCGCAACGCCGTGCTCGGCAGCGGCACCGACAACCCGTCGTGCAGCGTGAACTGTGACACCACCACCCCGGTGGCGACACCGGGCGTGAGCTACGCCAAGTCGGTGAACAGCACCGGTCCGGTTTCAGTGGGCGATCGCCTGACCTACACCCTGACCACGGTGGTGACCAACTCGCGCACCACCGATGTGGTGACCCTGACCGATACGCTGGGCACCGGCCTCGACTTCGGCGCGATCACCAGTGCGGGCGCCTACACCTGCAACGCCGCCAATCCGCTGGTGTGCACCTTGCCGGCCGGTACCGTGCCGGGCAGCTACAGCCTGACCTACACCGCGGTGGTGAACGCACAGGCCACCGGCCAGGTGACCAACGCCGTGCTCGGCAGCGGTGGCGACAATCCGTCGTGTACCGCCAACTGCGGTACCAGCACGCCAGTGACCGGCAGTGCGATCGACTATCGCAAGACCTCGGCCGCGGCCGGTTCGGTGAAGGTGGGTGACAGCATCGCCTACACACTGTCCGCGGTGGTCAGCAACTCGCGCACCACGGTGGTGTTCACCCTGACCGACACGATGGGCCCCGGCCTGGACTTCGGTGCGGTGACTGCCAGCCAGGGCTTCAGCTGCAATGCTGCCAATCCGTTGGTGTGCACGCTGCCTGCCGGTACGGTGCCGGGCACCTACACGGTGGACTACACCGCGCGGGTGAACGCGCAGGCCAAGGGCAGCGTCAGCAACGCGGTGCTCGGCAGTGGCACCGGCATCAACACGTGCACCAGCAACTGTGGCACCACCACGCCCGTGCTGTCGGCGGTGGTGACCTACCGCAAGCAGTCGAGCACCGTTGCCCCGGTTGCCGTGGGCGATGCGGTGGACTACAGCGTGGAAGTGACGGTCGCCAACTCGCAGACCCTCGATACGCTGACCCTGACCGATACCCTGGGCACCGGCCTGGACCTGCAGTCGGTCACCCAGCCGGGACCGTTCACCTGCAATGCCAGCAATCCGCTGGTCTGCACGCTGCCTGCCGGCACGGCGCCGGGCACCTATACGCTGGGCTACCGCGCGCTGGTCAATGCCCAGGCCAGCGGCAGCGTGCGCAATGCCGTACTCGGCACCGGCGGTGACACGCCCACCTGCAGCAGCGACTGCAGCACCGAGCACGCGCTGGCCGAACCGCGCGTGGTGCTGGAGAAGCAGTCCGGACCTGCCAGTGGCACCGAAGTGCGACCAGGCGACCGCTTGCGCTACACGCTGGTGGCCACGGTCGAGCGCGCTGCGCTGCGTCGTCCGCTGCAGCTGGTGGATACGCCCGATGCCGGCTTGAGCATCGAGAGCCTGCCGGCCGGATGCGTCCAGCAGGGGCCGGACATCGTCTGCACGGTGCCGACGGGTACCTCGATCGGTCGCCACGAGTTCGCCTACCAGGCCGTGGTCAACCAGGAGGCCCGCACCGAGGTGCTGAACCGCTTGCGCGGGCAGTATCCGGATGGCTCGCCGCCGCCGGACTGCACGACCTGCGAGACGCGCCACAAGGTAGTGTCCGACTTCGCCCTGCGCATCACCAAGACTGCCAGCCCGCGCCGGGTGAAGGTGGGCGACCTGGTGCGCTACCAGCTGGTGGTCGAGAACGTGGGCGGCAGCCATTGGCGTGATGGCGTAGTGGTCGACACCCCGCCGCCAGGCTTCAGCTATGTCGATGGCTCGATGCGCGTGGCCGACGATGACGGTGCATTCTCGCTGGCCAGCAGCCAGGTACCGCTGCGCATCGGTGCGGTGGACATTGCCGTGGGCCGCAGTGCCACCATCACCTACCTGTTGCGGGTGGGCGCCGGCGTGCGCGCGGGCAACCACGTGAACCAGGCGGTGGCGACGACCGATGACGGCAGCCCGTTGTCGAACGTGGCCACTGCCGAAGTGGCGATGGATGCCGACCCGCTGCTGGAAGACAGCCTGGTGTTCGGCACCGTGTTCGATGATCGCGACGGTGACGGCTGGCAGGACAGTGCCGAGCTGAGCGGCGTGCGCGTGCAAGGCGGATTCACTGCTGCGGCCTACGTGCCGGGCTCGACCACGCTGGATCGTGGCGAAGGCCCGCAGCCGCTGGCCGATGCCAGCGCGCCGCTGCTGCACGGGGTGCAGATTGGCGTGGTGCATGGCCGCGCGTCCACGTCCGACACCGCTGAGGCGCATCAGGTGGTGCTGCGTCAGCGCCTGCGCGAACTGTCCTTCAGTGATGACTTCGTGCTGGAGAGCGCGCAGGGCCATCGCCTGCGGATGGACGCGCAGGGCGCCACGCGCGTGGAACGCAGTGGTGAGGCCGGCAAGGGCTTGACCGCGGCCGAGCCGAGCGTGCGCCGCGAGATCGCCCGTGTCGCCGAGGGCTATGAAGTGGCCTACGTGATCGGCAACGAAGGCATCCAGGAGCAGGGCATTCCCGGTGTACGCCTGGCCACGGTGGAAGGCCTGCTGGTCGAGACCGATCCGTTCGGGCGCTACCACCTGGCTGACGTGCACGGTGGTGACGCGCGCCTGGGCCGCAACTTCATCATCAAGCTGGACCCGGCCACGCTGCCGGCCGGTGCCGAACTGACCACCGAGAATCCGTTGCTGCGGCGGGTGACGCAGGGCGTACCGACCCGCTTCAGCTTCGGCGTGCGGCTGCCGCCGTCGCCGCAGGCTGCCGCCGAGCGCATGGAGATCGCGCTGGGTGAGGTGCTGTTCGCGCCGGGCAGCAGCGAGCTGCAGGCCAGCTATCGCCCGGTGCTGAAGAAGATGGCCGAGGTGGTGGACCGCTACCAGGGTGGCGACGTCGTGATCGCTGCCAGTGGCGAAAGCCAGGCGCTGGCCTTCGCCCGCGCGGCGGTGGTGCGCGATGCGTTGCAGGCCGAGGTTGTGGAAAGTGCCCGTGCGGGCCTGGCCGTGCAGCTGCGCACCGACGTGCGCGATCCGCACTCGCTGCTGGCCGGTGTGGATGCCGGTGGCGCGCTGCTGGGCAACGTGCTGTTCGACACCGACAAGGCCACCGTACGCGTTGAGTTCAAGCCGCTGCTGGCCGCTATCGCCGCGCGTCTGGAAAAGCTGGGCGGTGGTCAGGTCAGCCTGGTGGGTCACACCGATGTGCGCGGCAGCCATGCCTACAACCAGGTGTTGGGCCTGCGTCGTGCCAACGCCGTGTTCGAGGCGCTGCGCAGCCAGCTCAGCCCCGCCGTGCAGCAGCGCCTGCGCGTTCGCAACGAGGAGAGCGCCGCCACCCGTGCGGCTGCCCGTCAACAGGAGGCACGCCGATGA
- a CDS encoding response regulator → MTDDPIRVLMVEDQTDLREMIGLALRDLGIDVATTADAHEAAALLKGEARFDVVFSDVSMPNGMSGIELSEHVAREQPQARMILSSGYARSQLPPLPEQVEFLPKPYRLRQLVQLLKQE, encoded by the coding sequence ATGACCGATGACCCGATCCGCGTACTGATGGTGGAAGACCAGACCGATCTGCGTGAAATGATCGGCCTGGCCCTGCGCGACCTTGGCATCGACGTGGCCACGACCGCCGATGCGCATGAGGCCGCCGCCCTGCTGAAGGGGGAGGCACGTTTCGACGTGGTGTTCAGCGACGTCAGCATGCCCAACGGCATGTCCGGCATCGAGCTGAGCGAGCATGTGGCACGCGAACAGCCGCAGGCACGGATGATCCTGTCATCCGGCTATGCCCGTTCGCAGCTGCCGCCGCTGCCCGAACAGGTGGAGTTCCTGCCCAAGCCGTATCGGCTGCGCCAGCTGGTGCAGCTGCTCAAGCAGGAATGA
- a CDS encoding two-component system sensor histidine kinase NtrB: MDAAASTTSVLTDPSRQLRLLIDSVRDHALYLLDPEGVVCSWNPGAERIKGYSADEVVGTHFSRFYLANDRDAGEPQRLLRLAAQHGHVASEGWRVRRDGSSFRASVVIEPVVEAGELLGFVKITRDITEQWQAQRLLRDAQRALRNTQQFETVGRLSRGLSHEFNNLLTTIGNALDLLSLRVNGDDARAAELLDAAQAATDRGALLTRQLLAFSTGQTLIREPLDINALVRQGLPDLQRACPPAVLLEVRLTPGLPRVNTDAMQLQTALANLVANAADATLEGGRILIGTALEHRLDPDADSTLQRGYVTLSVCDEGHGMAADIAERATEPFFTTKDIGKGSGLGLSQVFGFTTQSGGFVDVSTTPGVGTTVSLLLPAMEDPAHDR, from the coding sequence GTGGACGCAGCCGCTTCTACGACGTCCGTGCTGACGGACCCTTCCCGACAACTGCGACTGCTGATCGACAGCGTGCGCGACCATGCGCTGTACCTGCTTGATCCGGAAGGCGTGGTCTGCAGCTGGAACCCGGGTGCCGAACGCATCAAGGGCTATTCAGCCGATGAAGTGGTAGGAACGCACTTCAGCCGCTTCTACCTGGCCAACGACCGCGACGCCGGTGAACCACAGCGCCTGCTCCGCCTGGCGGCGCAGCATGGCCACGTTGCCAGTGAGGGCTGGCGGGTACGCCGCGATGGCTCCTCGTTCCGTGCCAGCGTGGTCATCGAGCCGGTCGTCGAGGCAGGCGAGCTGCTCGGCTTCGTCAAGATCACCCGCGACATCACCGAGCAGTGGCAGGCACAGCGACTGCTGCGTGATGCCCAGCGTGCGCTGCGCAATACCCAGCAGTTCGAGACCGTCGGCCGTCTCAGCCGCGGCCTTTCCCACGAGTTCAACAACCTGCTGACCACCATCGGCAATGCCCTGGACCTGCTTTCGCTGCGCGTGAACGGTGACGATGCGCGCGCCGCCGAGCTGCTGGATGCTGCGCAGGCGGCCACCGACCGCGGCGCACTGCTCACCCGCCAGCTGCTGGCCTTCAGCACCGGGCAGACCCTGATCCGCGAGCCGCTGGACATCAATGCGCTGGTACGGCAAGGGCTGCCGGACCTGCAGCGTGCCTGCCCACCTGCGGTGCTGCTGGAGGTACGGCTCACACCCGGCCTGCCCCGGGTGAACACTGATGCGATGCAGTTGCAGACCGCACTGGCCAACCTGGTCGCTAATGCTGCTGACGCTACCCTCGAAGGTGGGCGCATCCTGATCGGCACCGCATTGGAGCATCGCCTCGACCCGGATGCGGACTCCACCCTGCAACGTGGCTATGTCACGCTCAGCGTCTGCGATGAGGGCCACGGAATGGCGGCCGACATCGCCGAGCGGGCCACCGAGCCCTTCTTCACCACCAAGGACATCGGCAAAGGCAGCGGCCTGGGCCTGAGCCAGGTGTTCGGATTCACTACCCAGAGCGGCGGCTTCGTCGACGTGTCCACCACGCCCGGTGTCGGCACCACGGTCAGCCTGCTGCTACCCGCAATGGAGGACCCTGCCCATGACCGATGA